A genomic segment from Nicotiana sylvestris chromosome 1, ASM39365v2, whole genome shotgun sequence encodes:
- the LOC104223470 gene encoding germin-like protein subfamily 1 member 17: protein MKVDFAITMSMSWLITTLVAIAAFFSSQLAYAYDLNPLQDICVGVKDTNASVFVNGKICKDPKLATTDDFFASGLNVSGNIVRAKFGYSVTVVDVNTMPGLNTLGISFIRADIEPRGLIPLHTHQRATELITILEGTIYAGFLLPDSPNIFKSRLFSKILNPGDVFVIPQGLIHFQYNVGNKKATVLASFNSQNPGFVMIPYSIFASDPPILDDVLAKGFQLDKKVIKQLQKKFSD from the exons atGAAAGTAGACTTTGCTATAACAATGAGCATGAGCTGGTTAATAACAACTTTAGTAGCCATTGCTGCTTTTTTTTCTTCCCAATTAGCTTATGCCTATGATCTCAATCCTCTACAAGACATATGTGTTGGAGTTAAAGACACTAACGCTTCTG TTTTCGTGAATGGAAAGATTTGCAAAGACCCAAAGCTAGCCACAACAGATGATTTCTTTGCTTCAGGACTTAACGTAAGTGGAAATATAGTTCGGGCTAAGTTTGGTTATTCTGTAACTGTTGTGGATGTAAACACAATGCCTGGACTCAACACTCTTGGTATTTCTTTCATTCGTGCTGACATTGAGCCACGTGGCCTTATTCCACTACACACACACCAACGAGCTACTGAGCTCATAACTATATTGGAAGGAACTATTTATGCTGGATTTCTTCTCCCTGATTCTCCAAACATCTTTAAGAGTCGTCTCTTCTCGAAAATTTTGAATCCTGGCGACGTGTTTGTGATCCCACAGGGGCTTATACATTTCCAGTATAACGTGGGAAACAAAAAGGCTACAGTACTCGCTTCTTTCAACAGTCAAAATCCTGGATTTGTCATGATTCCTTATTCAATCTTTGCTTCGGATCCGCCTATTCTCGATGATGTTCTTGCCAAAGGTTTTCAGCTTGATAAGAAAGTGATTAAACAACTCCAAAAAAAGTTCTCTGATTAG
- the LOC138891249 gene encoding uncharacterized protein, whose amino-acid sequence MPDIPKNDGIADPRDHVIVFRTSVKGNDLSKQEIESVLVKIFRETLINGALTWYSLLLENSIDYFAELADSFIKAHSGAQKIKKRITDIFKIKQGDAKLLNEFVDRFQRERMMLPCVPDNWAAMAFASNLNEKSSEAMRRLKESLREFPATTWNDVYNRYCTKLQIEEDTTTQSRGDERVSSRRPKTKKRSGKNRYEPYMGPAGRDSHSKQENLRYDSRSRDKDPGSPSNFERNETHEIHGTTKEAQKRRFATSFNVSTS is encoded by the coding sequence ATGCCCGATATCCCGAAGAATGATGGGATAGCCGACCCACGAGATCATGTAATTGTGTTTAGAACTAGTGTGAAAGGCAACGATTTGTCTAAGCAAgagattgaatcagtactggtcaaaaTATTCCGTGAAACACTCATAAATGgagcactaacatggtattctcttttacttgAAAACTCTATTGATtattttgctgagcttgcagattcgttcataaaagcacactcgggagctcaaaaaatTAAGAAGAGGATAACAGAcatcttcaaaataaaacaaggagatGCAAAGCTACTCAATGAATTCGtggatagattccagcgtgaaagaatgatgCTACCATGCGTACCTGATAATTGGGCGGCTATGGcatttgcaagtaatttaaatgagaaGAGCTCAGAAGCCATGAGGAGACTTAAAGAAAGCTTACGAGAATTCCctgcaacaacttggaatgatgtttataatagGTATTGTACAAAGCTACAGATAGAAGAAGATACTACCACTCAGTCGCGTGGAGATGAAAGAGTAAGCTCGAGGCGACCAAAAACTAAAAAAAGGTCTGGTAAGAACAggtacgagccttacatgggaccagcaggaagggattcaCACTCAAAACAGGAGAACCTGAGGTACGATTCCAGATCTAGGGACAAAGATCCGGGTTCGCCATCTAATTTTGAAAGGAATGAGACACACGAGATACACGGGACAACGAAAGAAGCTCAAAAGCGAAGATTCGCAACTAGTTTCAATGTTAGCACATCCTAG